A portion of the uncultured Bacteroides sp. genome contains these proteins:
- a CDS encoding fimbrillin family protein: MTKLKLWSALLLLSLFACNQDEVQQSIDNKELSGIQFTSNIGGVALTRANGATWATNDSIGVYMKENGKALSANSTIDGAANILYSTKNGNGNFTPVGSGIHFPEKESTVDFIAYYPQRALENPFVYPIDIANQNNIEAIDLLYSNNLTSISSRTNALNLAFTHQLSRLIFNVKSTDNTQLTNLKLKLSGVKTKAVFSLADATLTLDQNSIGTIDVKTTVSGTTATAQVILIPESPVDKITLSVELNGTKRNYTLPLTSLEKGQAYSYNLSLTGGGIVVDPSASYIKWMETPLITQSMLDNSDLLYVNHYMPNAMIDPVSRKKMRNYSMLYSKKDRIAYWVAYPLFPACTGSSGRTDAWGYDPDISSSYQGNLSSGFGGNGYDRGHQIPSGDRTSDKETNKTTFYYSNMTPQVGAGLNQSNWNALENQVREWRSGTDTVYVVTGAMPPASNVTYMKEMAVPAYYFKALARKSNGVFTTIAFKFENKSYPGSSFIEQAISVKELEDITGFTFFPTIDPSLKAILDKSKWQ; encoded by the coding sequence ATGACTAAATTAAAACTGTGGAGTGCGCTTCTTCTGCTCTCCTTGTTTGCTTGCAACCAAGATGAGGTCCAACAATCCATTGACAACAAAGAATTATCAGGTATTCAATTCACTTCGAATATAGGAGGTGTTGCCCTTACTCGCGCCAACGGAGCAACATGGGCTACGAATGACTCAATTGGCGTATACATGAAGGAAAACGGAAAGGCTCTTTCCGCAAACTCTACGATAGATGGTGCTGCGAATATCCTCTACTCTACAAAAAATGGTAACGGAAACTTCACTCCTGTAGGAAGCGGTATTCATTTTCCGGAAAAAGAAAGCACTGTAGATTTTATTGCTTATTATCCCCAACGTGCTTTAGAGAATCCGTTCGTATATCCGATAGACATAGCCAATCAAAACAATATTGAAGCTATCGACCTGCTCTATTCTAATAATCTGACTAGTATTAGTAGTCGCACAAATGCTTTAAACTTAGCCTTTACTCACCAACTCTCTCGCTTGATCTTCAACGTGAAGAGTACAGACAATACTCAACTTACGAACTTGAAGCTAAAACTTTCAGGCGTAAAGACAAAGGCCGTTTTTTCCTTAGCTGATGCAACATTGACGCTAGACCAGAATTCAATCGGCACTATTGACGTAAAAACAACCGTTTCAGGTACTACGGCAACTGCTCAAGTAATACTGATTCCAGAAAGTCCTGTTGATAAGATCACATTAAGTGTTGAGCTGAATGGTACGAAGAGAAATTATACTCTTCCGCTTACTTCCTTAGAAAAGGGACAAGCGTATTCTTACAACCTTAGCTTGACTGGCGGCGGCATTGTGGTAGATCCTTCTGCTTCTTACATCAAATGGATGGAGACTCCGCTGATTACACAAAGCATGCTGGATAATTCTGACTTGCTCTATGTGAATCATTATATGCCAAACGCAATGATCGATCCTGTATCAAGAAAAAAGATGCGCAACTATAGTATGCTCTACAGCAAGAAAGATAGAATTGCTTATTGGGTGGCTTATCCACTTTTTCCGGCTTGTACCGGTAGCTCTGGTCGTACAGACGCTTGGGGTTATGATCCTGACATCTCTAGCAGTTATCAGGGGAATCTTTCCAGTGGTTTTGGAGGAAACGGTTATGATCGTGGGCATCAGATTCCTAGTGGAGACCGCACCTCTGACAAAGAAACCAATAAAACGACTTTCTATTATAGTAATATGACTCCACAGGTAGGAGCGGGATTAAATCAATCTAATTGGAATGCACTAGAGAATCAGGTACGCGAATGGAGAAGTGGAACTGATACGGTGTATGTAGTAACTGGTGCTATGCCTCCTGCCAGCAATGTAACATACATGAAAGAAATGGCTGTGCCAGCTTACTATTTCAAAGCTTTAGCTCGAAAAAGCAATGGAGTTTTTACAACCATCGCTTTCAAATTTGAGAATAAATCTTACCCGGGTAGTTCTTTTATTGAGCAGGCTATTTCTGTGAAAGAGTTAGAAGATATAACTGGATTTACTTTTTTTCCCACGATAGATCCTAGTCTAAAAGCAATCTTGGATAAATCTAAATGGCAATAG
- a CDS encoding fimbrillin family protein yields MKIRHIVYLIAFTSAVFFSCTSDDEHSLPDTSRAVSFNTTIASNAQSSRAINNAWTAGDKVGVFMIPQGGGLKTALASNKKYSASVAGELTYASEDQAIYFPSDGSKVDFVVYYPYTTVADDNQVVVDVTDQSSPEAIDLLYAPTNTGFSNTSGKISLNLKHQLTRMVLNITKAPNVTLDKFGVKLLGTRANATFDLATGTLNAATGSNSVISYKVTDKGNNQLQAEAIVLPTDKLGDDAAIEFTIGSQKVKQSLRGISLNSSTNYTNEVNISNNNGEPVVLMGQATITDWITVAGDDINLDVDNATNPTDPSTGTENTIFAETFGTVKKEGNYWPGVNQFAGWDNNTFTFKDNYLTGTYSNASIRSTSTLDSHVWFAASKNSSLEISGFSTSGYKSMKLSYAIAANAAGNQNVIQVKCGNTTIIVPPLAISAINTYQTVELSNLPDNFTSIEFISSTDTNTAGYRLDNVKLVGTK; encoded by the coding sequence ATGAAAATTAGACATATAGTTTATCTTATAGCCTTCACATCCGCTGTTTTCTTTAGTTGCACCAGTGATGATGAACACTCATTGCCCGATACCAGCCGCGCAGTTTCCTTCAATACAACTATCGCTTCAAATGCGCAAAGCAGTCGTGCTATTAACAATGCATGGACTGCAGGCGATAAAGTTGGTGTTTTCATGATCCCTCAAGGTGGGGGATTAAAAACAGCTCTAGCATCAAACAAAAAATATTCCGCTTCTGTAGCCGGTGAACTTACTTATGCTTCCGAAGATCAGGCCATCTATTTTCCGTCAGATGGCAGCAAAGTAGATTTTGTGGTTTATTATCCTTACACAACAGTGGCCGATGATAATCAAGTCGTTGTAGATGTGACAGATCAGAGTTCACCAGAAGCAATTGATTTATTATACGCTCCAACAAATACGGGATTTAGTAATACTTCAGGGAAAATAAGCTTAAATCTTAAGCACCAATTGACTCGCATGGTTCTGAATATAACTAAAGCTCCCAATGTGACTTTAGATAAATTTGGAGTGAAATTGTTAGGAACCCGTGCTAATGCGACATTTGATTTGGCAACAGGTACTTTGAACGCAGCTACCGGGAGCAATTCTGTCATATCCTACAAAGTGACTGATAAAGGCAATAATCAATTACAAGCAGAAGCAATCGTTTTGCCTACTGACAAACTAGGAGATGATGCTGCGATTGAATTTACCATCGGATCACAAAAAGTGAAACAAAGCTTGCGCGGTATTTCTCTAAACTCGTCAACTAATTACACTAATGAGGTAAACATTTCAAATAACAATGGCGAACCGGTGGTGTTAATGGGGCAAGCTACAATTACTGATTGGATTACAGTTGCCGGTGATGACATTAACCTTGATGTGGACAATGCAACGAACCCGACAGATCCGAGTACAGGTACTGAAAATACAATCTTTGCCGAAACTTTTGGAACAGTAAAGAAAGAAGGTAATTATTGGCCAGGTGTCAATCAGTTTGCCGGTTGGGACAATAATACTTTCACTTTTAAAGATAATTACCTAACAGGGACTTATAGCAATGCAAGCATTCGTTCCACGTCTACTCTGGATAGCCATGTATGGTTTGCCGCCAGTAAAAATTCCAGTTTAGAAATTTCCGGATTTAGTACTAGCGGCTACAAAAGCATGAAGCTGTCTTATGCTATTGCAGCAAATGCAGCGGGCAATCAAAATGTAATCCAAGTGAAATGTGGCAATACAACGATAATTGTTCCTCCTTTGGCAATCTCTGCTATAAATACTTATCAAACAGTTGAGTTAAGCAATTTGCCTGATAACTTTACTTCTATCGAATTTATCTCTTCAACAGATACAAATACAGCGGGCTATCGTCTTGATAATGTGAAGTTGGTAGGTACCAAATAA
- a CDS encoding type B 50S ribosomal protein L31, translating into MKKGIHPESYRPVAFKDMSNGDVFLSQSTCNTKETIEFEGETYPLVKLEISSTSHPFYTGKSKLVDTAGRVDKFMNRYGDRKKK; encoded by the coding sequence ATGAAAAAAGGTATTCATCCAGAATCATACCGTCCGGTAGCATTCAAAGATATGTCGAATGGTGATGTATTTTTATCACAATCTACTTGCAACACCAAAGAAACTATCGAATTCGAAGGTGAAACTTATCCGCTAGTGAAACTTGAAATTTCAAGCACTTCACACCCGTTCTACACTGGTAAGTCTAAATTGGTAGACACAGCAGGTCGCGTTGATAAGTTCATGAACCGTTACGGTGACCGCAAAAAGAAATAA
- a CDS encoding DUF5689 domain-containing protein, with amino-acid sequence MNKILKLCMIAVVALSFVGCYDDFDSPASAKVWTKEDFTNEQLISIKDFKQLFYKAYGNSASSLGKTLEITEDYVIHGKVISSDQAGNVYKSVYIYDEESESAIELKLMVSNYVFYHLGQTIFVKTKGLAIGSYRYMLSVGGKPTAADIADGYANRNLNTSLEADAHVLPGAFGNLNANDTLVVDITNYKTVLNDNALGRLIRFKGLTYNAGTFDGDKYPQYLETTYPGGSTTAVYTNKYYEDEKLPLTYAYSYDGQRYYGSSWFNYKGSTSTTSGNYILRVSGYANFALQRLPANGTMGDITAIYTKYSSKSGGYIKYQLLVNSLNDIGFKSELEE; translated from the coding sequence ATGAACAAAATACTAAAGTTATGTATGATTGCAGTAGTCGCACTTAGTTTTGTCGGCTGCTACGACGATTTCGACTCCCCTGCATCTGCCAAAGTGTGGACTAAAGAGGATTTCACTAATGAGCAACTAATCTCTATCAAGGATTTCAAGCAGTTGTTCTACAAAGCTTATGGCAATAGTGCATCTAGTTTAGGAAAGACGCTAGAAATCACTGAAGATTATGTGATTCATGGAAAAGTCATTTCAAGTGATCAGGCAGGCAATGTTTACAAATCGGTATACATCTATGATGAAGAATCCGAATCCGCCATTGAGTTAAAATTAATGGTTAGTAACTATGTCTTCTATCACCTTGGACAAACAATCTTTGTAAAAACGAAAGGCTTGGCCATCGGTAGTTACCGCTATATGCTCAGTGTTGGAGGAAAGCCAACTGCTGCTGATATTGCCGATGGTTATGCAAATCGTAATCTAAATACCAGTTTGGAGGCTGACGCACATGTCCTTCCAGGAGCCTTTGGTAATCTAAATGCAAATGATACACTGGTTGTAGATATCACAAATTATAAGACAGTGCTCAATGATAACGCGCTAGGCCGCTTAATTCGTTTCAAAGGATTAACCTACAATGCAGGAACATTTGATGGAGATAAATATCCGCAATATTTGGAGACCACTTATCCCGGTGGAAGCACTACAGCTGTATATACAAACAAATATTACGAAGATGAGAAATTGCCTTTAACATACGCTTACAGCTATGATGGCCAACGTTATTACGGCTCTTCGTGGTTTAATTATAAAGGTAGTACATCTACTACATCAGGCAATTACATACTCCGTGTAAGTGGTTATGCAAACTTTGCCCTTCAACGCCTACCCGCAAATGGTACGATGGGAGATATAACTGCAATCTACACTAAATACTCCTCTAAATCAGGAGGATATATCAAGTATCAACTGCTAGTCAATAGTTTGAATGACATTGGCTTCAAATCAGAATTAGAAGAATAG
- a CDS encoding TonB-dependent receptor produces the protein MKIRTILMMVLSLISLSAFAQNGGIKGKVVSRTTHAAIDGVRVTLTPGNVTTKTDAKGYFVIENLAKGEYSLTFEAVEFESLTIAARVDKLVRDLNNVVLVSERATPTQDDAIFAEFDTETLNDAQSLPSSLSASKDVFNNIASYKFSEMRFNVRGYDSQYSDVYMNGIQLNDAMTGYTPWSLWGGLNDATRNQEITSSLNMGEMGIGGIGGTTNINTRPSQMRKGLRVSLVNGNSMYRFRGMLTYASGQQDNGWSYAFSVSTRQGGNSYVDGVYYNAYGYFAAVEKQLNLRHRLGLTILGAPTERGVQQASTQEAYDLVGNNYYNPNWGWQSGKRRNARVRNYHEPLAILNYTFDISDRSQLNIASSLRFGQNGYSALTWYGGPDPRPDYYRYLPSFYKGTSVGAWLDEAWRANTDDIRNINWGKLYDINRTQPENSLYGSGHRAINMIEERHADQLDWNFYSQFSHLFRNNSKINGGLNLRRNRTEYYSEVKDLLGGDYWVDVDKFAERDMGGLNPIPYQNDMDYYTNTGHARAAKKGDKFGYDYYANVIAAKAWAQYNINFGKLGVNLGGELGHSTLWRHGIWKKGLFEDNSQGDSKKKDYLTYKLKGNFSYKISAANTFEANIVYMQDAPEFQAIFVSPRTRNSITPGAATEKVFGVDASYNLRIGDFKARVSGYYTKFTDQTRVLSYYDDVEATFSNFAMSGIDKRHFGLEVATSVPVYAGFSINGALSLGQYTYDSNPDYVQIQDNSDNIQNQGKVYWKNFRVESTPQTAANIGLSYRGRNNVYASIDMNYYNNMYLSMSPLYRTDAVLSPGMTTEEIHSLRDQEKFKSAHVLNASIGKNWFINRIYTLGFSLDVDNILNNQDIKTGGYEQVRLLKDKDASYQRYQPFDSKYFYMFGTTYYLNLYFRF, from the coding sequence ATGAAAATAAGAACAATTCTAATGATGGTACTATCTTTGATTTCGCTCAGTGCTTTTGCACAGAATGGCGGTATCAAAGGTAAAGTCGTTTCCCGTACTACACATGCAGCTATAGACGGTGTGAGAGTCACTTTGACACCGGGAAATGTAACGACAAAAACCGATGCGAAAGGATATTTCGTAATTGAAAATTTAGCAAAAGGAGAATACTCTCTGACTTTTGAGGCTGTAGAGTTTGAGTCTCTTACTATTGCTGCTCGCGTAGATAAATTGGTGAGAGATCTCAATAATGTAGTATTAGTTTCTGAAAGGGCAACCCCAACACAAGACGACGCTATCTTTGCTGAGTTTGATACTGAAACTCTCAATGACGCACAATCACTCCCCTCTTCACTGTCGGCTTCCAAAGATGTTTTCAATAACATTGCATCCTATAAGTTTAGTGAGATGCGTTTCAATGTTCGTGGTTATGACTCTCAATATTCAGATGTCTACATGAATGGAATACAACTCAATGATGCAATGACAGGTTATACTCCTTGGTCATTATGGGGTGGCCTAAACGATGCAACCCGCAACCAAGAAATCACGTCGAGTCTGAACATGGGTGAGATGGGAATTGGTGGCATTGGTGGTACTACCAATATCAACACTCGTCCTTCACAAATGCGCAAAGGCTTGCGTGTAAGTTTAGTGAACGGTAACTCAATGTACCGTTTCCGTGGAATGCTCACTTATGCTTCAGGACAACAAGACAACGGTTGGTCGTATGCTTTTTCTGTCTCTACTCGCCAAGGAGGTAACTCTTATGTAGACGGCGTTTATTATAATGCTTATGGCTATTTTGCTGCTGTAGAGAAGCAACTCAATCTTCGCCATCGCCTTGGATTAACGATTCTGGGTGCTCCCACGGAACGTGGAGTCCAACAAGCTTCCACACAAGAGGCTTATGACTTAGTTGGCAATAACTATTACAACCCTAACTGGGGATGGCAGTCAGGAAAGCGCCGTAATGCACGTGTACGCAACTACCATGAACCTCTTGCAATACTTAACTATACATTTGATATCAGTGACCGTTCACAATTGAATATTGCTTCTTCATTGCGTTTCGGTCAAAATGGTTACTCCGCACTGACATGGTATGGCGGTCCCGACCCACGTCCCGACTATTATCGTTATCTCCCAAGTTTCTACAAAGGAACAAGCGTTGGTGCTTGGCTAGATGAAGCTTGGCGTGCTAACACAGATGATATCCGCAACATCAATTGGGGCAAGCTGTATGATATCAATCGTACCCAACCGGAAAATTCATTATATGGTTCCGGACACCGTGCAATTAATATGATTGAAGAACGCCATGCCGACCAATTAGATTGGAATTTCTATTCTCAGTTCTCTCACTTATTTCGCAACAATTCTAAAATTAACGGCGGATTGAACCTTCGTCGCAACCGCACAGAATATTATAGTGAAGTAAAAGACCTTCTTGGAGGAGATTACTGGGTAGATGTGGATAAATTTGCAGAACGAGATATGGGTGGTCTAAATCCTATTCCTTATCAAAATGACATGGATTACTACACAAATACAGGTCATGCACGTGCCGCAAAAAAAGGCGATAAATTTGGTTACGACTATTATGCCAATGTAATTGCAGCTAAGGCATGGGCCCAATATAATATTAATTTTGGCAAATTGGGAGTTAACCTTGGTGGCGAACTAGGACATTCCACCTTATGGCGTCACGGCATCTGGAAGAAAGGTCTATTTGAAGATAACTCACAAGGAGATTCTAAAAAGAAAGACTATCTTACTTACAAGTTAAAAGGTAATTTTAGCTACAAAATATCAGCTGCAAATACCTTTGAAGCCAACATCGTTTACATGCAAGACGCTCCTGAATTCCAAGCAATATTTGTTTCACCTCGTACGCGAAATTCAATAACTCCAGGAGCTGCTACAGAGAAAGTGTTCGGTGTAGACGCATCTTACAACTTGCGCATAGGAGACTTCAAAGCACGTGTTTCAGGTTACTATACTAAGTTTACAGATCAAACAAGAGTACTTTCCTACTACGATGATGTAGAAGCTACTTTTTCTAACTTTGCAATGAGTGGCATCGATAAACGTCATTTTGGATTAGAAGTTGCAACATCAGTTCCTGTCTACGCAGGATTCTCGATTAACGGCGCTTTAAGTTTGGGACAATACACTTATGATTCCAATCCAGATTATGTTCAGATTCAGGATAACAGTGACAATATCCAAAATCAAGGTAAAGTTTACTGGAAGAATTTCCGTGTAGAAAGCACTCCTCAGACTGCTGCTAATATTGGATTATCTTATCGTGGGCGCAACAATGTTTATGCTTCAATAGACATGAACTACTACAATAATATGTATCTTTCAATGAGTCCACTTTACCGTACCGACGCCGTATTATCACCTGGTATGACAACAGAAGAGATACACTCTTTACGTGATCAGGAGAAATTCAAATCTGCTCACGTACTCAATGCCAGTATCGGCAAAAACTGGTTTATCAACCGAATTTACACTCTCGGATTCAGCCTGGACGTAGATAACATCTTAAACAATCAGGACATCAAAACAGGAGGTTATGAACAAGTTCGTCTATTAAAGGATAAAGATGCAAGTTACCAACGTTACCAACCATTCGATTCGAAGTATTTTTATATGTTTGGTACTACATATTACCTGAATCTTTATTTCCGTTTTTAA
- a CDS encoding endonuclease/exonuclease/phosphatase family protein yields MRKLIIFIAFFTILASFSFAHKPYKVVFYNVENFFDTINDPEVLDDEFTPEGVKKWNAPKYNKKLSNIERVLFDIASIDKDYPAIIGFSEVETRGVLDDIASTRKLLPANYRIVHFDSPEARGVDVAFLYRPDVFKIEGQHPVKTVIPSLPDFKTRDILTMWGTIENEPFFFMVAHWPSRLGGKEVSEFKRVAVGKQMRSIADSVLRANPATKIVAMGDFNDDPTDKSISQGLNAKFKLKDLAQGDFYDPYADMLKAGFGTLAYGDAWNIFDNIVVTENLAKGSSGVLKLQTAPGSKFYGNIFKQPYMVQKEGQYKGYPLRTYVGNNFQGGFSDHFPVYIYIGK; encoded by the coding sequence ATGAGAAAGCTAATTATTTTCATCGCGTTCTTTACGATACTGGCATCTTTCAGTTTCGCACATAAACCGTATAAGGTAGTTTTCTATAATGTCGAAAATTTCTTTGATACAATTAATGATCCAGAAGTTTTAGATGATGAGTTTACTCCTGAAGGAGTAAAGAAATGGAACGCACCTAAATATAATAAAAAGCTGAGCAATATTGAAAGAGTATTGTTCGACATCGCATCTATCGACAAAGATTATCCGGCTATTATTGGCTTCTCCGAAGTTGAAACCCGCGGAGTTTTGGACGATATTGCATCAACACGCAAACTGTTACCAGCCAACTATCGAATCGTTCATTTTGATTCTCCTGAGGCCCGTGGTGTTGATGTTGCCTTCCTTTATCGCCCCGATGTGTTTAAAATAGAGGGACAACATCCCGTAAAAACGGTTATTCCTTCTCTACCTGATTTTAAAACACGCGATATCCTCACTATGTGGGGAACCATTGAGAACGAGCCTTTTTTCTTTATGGTGGCACACTGGCCTTCTCGCTTAGGAGGCAAGGAAGTTTCCGAATTTAAACGTGTCGCTGTAGGTAAACAAATGCGTAGCATTGCAGACTCGGTATTAAGAGCTAACCCGGCAACAAAGATAGTCGCAATGGGCGATTTCAATGATGACCCTACAGATAAAAGCATATCGCAAGGATTGAACGCCAAATTCAAGCTAAAAGATCTGGCTCAAGGAGATTTTTATGATCCTTACGCAGACATGCTCAAAGCAGGTTTCGGAACATTGGCTTATGGTGATGCTTGGAATATTTTCGACAACATTGTCGTAACAGAGAATCTAGCCAAAGGCTCTAGCGGTGTTCTTAAATTGCAAACAGCTCCCGGCTCAAAATTCTATGGAAATATCTTCAAGCAACCTTACATGGTGCAAAAAGAAGGGCAATACAAAGGATATCCCTTACGAACTTATGTGGGCAACAACTTCCAAGGAGGTTTTAGTGACCACTTTCCCGTATATATCTATATAGGCAAATAA
- a CDS encoding DNA/RNA non-specific endonuclease — MRLIQEYCTNVVRIVLLTTLIFSINACSKDDSEATSLQNEAYWKISSTVSYTEGSSAIIITGNPNAAWSAEIAEGSAWCSFSSKDFVNSVSKVGNVKEGLNVLYVYYKANTGTEQRQAKISFQFEGETAQTFDLNQLSQVQQNLPAFTTWVEIPERKENANYQYVTHYATLSNKRIRNYSICFDKTRKAALWVAYPIHSAYLGSGGRTDAWAFDPVISSIYQANCVDRSYNGAYDRGHQIPSADRLATNEFNSQTFYMSNMTPQLNRLNQDMWAKLEAKVRQNNCSDTLYVVTGAYFNSVATTTDGAGNSVSIPTNYFKVLLRTKSGSTGKAIKDCSDSELISIGFWVDHQSYGNIEPPRSICTSVAEIESKTGFKFFPQISNAVKQQNNPTQWGIN; from the coding sequence ATGAGATTAATTCAGGAATATTGTACCAATGTGGTAAGAATTGTCTTGCTGACAACCCTTATATTTTCTATAAACGCATGTAGCAAAGACGATTCGGAAGCAACCTCCCTACAGAACGAAGCATACTGGAAGATTTCTTCAACAGTAAGCTATACAGAGGGCTCTTCAGCAATTATTATAACAGGTAATCCTAATGCCGCATGGAGTGCTGAGATTGCTGAAGGCAGCGCATGGTGTTCATTCAGTAGCAAAGATTTCGTCAATTCAGTAAGTAAAGTCGGGAATGTGAAAGAAGGGCTTAATGTACTATATGTATATTACAAAGCTAATACAGGAACAGAACAACGTCAAGCTAAAATCTCTTTTCAATTTGAAGGAGAAACAGCACAAACGTTCGATCTGAACCAACTATCCCAAGTACAACAGAATCTGCCGGCATTTACTACATGGGTTGAAATACCCGAACGCAAAGAAAATGCCAATTATCAGTATGTGACGCATTATGCCACTTTAAGCAATAAAAGAATAAGAAACTATTCAATTTGCTTCGACAAGACTAGAAAAGCAGCACTATGGGTCGCTTACCCCATACATTCGGCATATCTAGGTTCAGGAGGACGCACCGATGCTTGGGCATTCGATCCTGTCATATCGAGCATTTATCAAGCAAACTGCGTAGATCGATCTTATAATGGAGCATACGACCGTGGTCACCAAATCCCCTCTGCCGATCGTCTGGCAACTAACGAGTTTAATTCACAGACATTTTACATGTCTAATATGACTCCGCAACTTAACCGCCTAAACCAGGATATGTGGGCAAAGCTTGAAGCAAAGGTGCGTCAGAACAACTGTTCAGATACATTGTATGTTGTTACCGGAGCTTATTTCAATTCTGTTGCCACCACCACCGATGGTGCCGGCAACAGTGTCTCCATTCCAACAAACTATTTCAAGGTTCTGTTACGAACAAAGAGTGGATCGACAGGTAAAGCTATTAAAGATTGTTCCGACAGTGAACTAATCTCGATCGGATTCTGGGTAGACCACCAATCTTACGGGAACATTGAGCCTCCGCGCTCCATTTGTACGTCTGTAGCTGAAATTGAATCAAAAACCGGTTTCAAATTCTTCCCTCAGATATCCAATGCAGTGAAACAGCAAAACAATCCTACTCAATGGGGTATAAACTAA
- a CDS encoding endonuclease/exonuclease/phosphatase family protein, with translation MKKSFLVLSLFFLLPALIHAQQSKSSLYSVAFYNLENLFDTIHDTGKDDSEFLPDGDMKWTSVKYEAKLKNMSRVLSELSRDKVAEGPSVIGVAEVENDRVLNDLVKQPSLAPTGYKIVHYEGPDMRGIDCALLYNPKLFKVTSSKLAPYVYVNDTVHKTRGFLIVRGQLAGDDVCVIVNHWPSRGAASAARVRAAEQVKVLKDSLLHENKHLKLIVMGDLNDDPMDESVAVTLGAKKYQKEVKNGDIYNPWWETLEDKGVGTLLYRGKWNLFDQIMVSSSLLHAKKGLKYDHNEVFMRPYLFEQEGKYKGSPLRTHGGKTWLNGYSDHLPTIIYLTK, from the coding sequence ATGAAAAAATCATTTTTAGTATTGTCTCTGTTCTTTTTGCTTCCTGCTCTTATCCATGCTCAGCAGAGCAAGTCTTCACTTTACAGTGTGGCGTTTTATAATTTAGAAAATCTGTTTGATACCATTCATGATACAGGGAAAGATGATTCTGAATTTCTGCCGGATGGCGATATGAAATGGACTTCTGTTAAATATGAAGCGAAATTAAAAAATATGTCCAGAGTATTAAGTGAACTTTCTCGTGATAAAGTAGCTGAAGGCCCTTCTGTAATAGGGGTGGCAGAAGTTGAAAATGATCGTGTACTCAATGATTTGGTGAAGCAACCGTCATTGGCGCCTACGGGATATAAAATCGTTCATTATGAAGGACCGGACATGCGTGGCATCGATTGTGCTTTGCTTTATAATCCTAAATTATTTAAAGTAACTTCGAGTAAGTTGGCCCCATATGTCTATGTGAATGATACGGTTCATAAGACTCGTGGTTTTCTGATTGTGAGGGGGCAGTTGGCCGGAGATGATGTTTGTGTAATTGTCAATCATTGGCCTTCTCGTGGAGCCGCTTCTGCCGCTCGTGTTCGTGCGGCAGAACAAGTGAAAGTTCTTAAAGATTCATTGTTGCATGAGAATAAGCACCTGAAACTCATTGTGATGGGAGATCTAAATGATGATCCGATGGACGAAAGTGTAGCTGTTACCTTGGGCGCCAAGAAGTATCAGAAAGAGGTGAAAAACGGAGATATCTATAACCCTTGGTGGGAAACGCTTGAAGATAAAGGGGTAGGAACTTTGCTCTATCGTGGAAAATGGAACTTATTCGATCAGATAATGGTTTCTTCTTCGTTGCTTCATGCCAAGAAGGGATTGAAATATGATCATAATGAAGTCTTTATGCGTCCGTACTTGTTTGAACAGGAAGGTAAATATAAAGGCTCTCCATTGCGAACGCATGGTGGTAAAACTTGGCTAAATGGCTATAGCGATCATTTACCAACTATTATCTATTTAACGAAATAG